In Oryza sativa Japonica Group chromosome 1, ASM3414082v1, the genomic stretch ACTACACCAGGGTCTGACTTGCTCTTCTTGTGCATGCTTGCTTCTATATACCTTCTACATTGATCAATTCGGGTAACTTATGTTGCAAATATGTGGTTAAGATTTGGGTGTGGGTGGAGCAAGTGTGCCAGCCACTGCACCGCCGTCCACTCCCATGAGAAAGTCAGCTCCATCAAGATGAACGAACATCCAGCCACTTGCGCGCTCCTCCATTTGCTGCCGTATGAGGATGAGGCAGGCAGCTCCAGTTAGGTCACTACTCTGCTGAAAAAAGAAAACTGAGTCCTGGTACCGAATCTAGCATTTGCTTCTTTTCCTTTCAGATCTGGATTTTAATTCACTGGTCTGccttttgttatttttaattattttgttcTATTGATTAGTCTCATCAATCTTTACTCTACAAATGATGATTTACATGGTCATTATTCCATCCAGAAGAAATGCACAGACTGTTTTACAAGGCAAACATATTGAAGGGTTGTTCTATCTCGACCAAAGTTTCTCAGATTATTTTGCCTGCTGCTGCATTGTAATACTCATAAGCTATATTACCATCATCGAATCCTCATCCGGATACGCAGCTGTGTTTTTGTTGTATAGTGTCCAATGAATCTCTGAGCAACCCTGTTATACTGGAATAAAATTAAGGtacacaactttgttattgttTCGTTAAATACTTGCAGATTTCAGAGTTCATCACAAGCTTTCATTTCTTTACTATATATAATCTTGCAGTTGCAGACAGGACACATGACTTTGATCATGGTTTAGCATCAGCTGTCTGGGAATCTTTGAAATTCCTAAAGCTAAATATATAGGACACTCGTGTCCTATATATGCTAGCAGTTGAAATGCTTCACAAACATAGTCTACAAGTATCTGTTGTTGATTAGCGCAGTGAATATTGTCGTAGCCACAAAACTGCACAACGATTTTACTTGGTTTTAGTTTTCTTATTGCTTTTGCTTATATAAGAGTTACGCCATATTACAAATAGTAACTGTTAGCTTTAAATCTTTTTGTTTACCTAATGATTCAACTGGAGGAAAAGTTCAAGCTAGCTACTGCAGATAATCAGTTTTGCTTTAATTACCTTGATCAGTCTGTAAGTGATAATCAGTTTTGCTTTGGTTATGTTTAATGCCTTCATTATTAACTTTGGTTGGAAGTTCAAGCGTCAGTTAAAGTTTCATCTGTTGGTTTATTCACATTATCATGCCATATAATCCTGTGACAAGGCTTACATTTCTGAAGCTTTGTCCTAACATATCTGCAATTCTGTATGGGTGCCGTGTTGTTCAAGAGATGCGTTCTTTTCTACCTTAGTACCAACAGACTTCCGCTTCATGGTTCACTTCACAAATCTTTCTCCACATGTTGTTTATTTATCTTAAACGAGCAGGATGGAATGCTTCATAGGCTGCTTCAAGGAATGGGACGTAAAAAATGTGACCAGCAATCCTATAGTTCTGGTTCTACATATATGTGATCACTGTAAATACACAGCTAACTTGCTTCATGTTGCTCACTGATATTTGTTTTTCTGGTCACTTATGGATGCTTATATTATTTGTTTCTCACTGGTATATCTTTCAGGATAGTtcattttataataatttgtcATTCAAATTTTATTTCATACAGATAGGCAAGCCCTCTATTTTCCAGATTGATAGGGGGGGGGGGAACATCGAAAAGATATGCACCTCTTCCTTCTTTGTACAGCTGAAGTGGTGCCTTATGACAGCTCATGTTAGCACACCAACCATACGCAATTTCATCTAATGAACACACAATTGTTCATACTTTGCTATATAGTGGACAGTTACACCTCAAATCCCTCCTAGAATAAATCGAATGAAACAGCAACATACCAGTCTGTACTATGACATACAAAACTATCTGCAGTATGGCCCTTTAGGTCTGTATAGCTCTGTCATTATTGTAAACTATGCATTTTGTACATGTGCTTAAGATTACTAGCTACCTATTCATGTTTTCATGCTATATTATGGTATGACATGTAGATTCATTGTACAAATACCACACTAAAACCTTTTTTTCCCTCCCGAACAGATGGTCAGGTACGTCGTGAACGGCAGTTTATTTCCAaactaaaatcatgttttttcaGGTTCAACGGAAAAAAAAGCATGTTTCTGGAAATTCACTTTATTTGATTATCAACACCCTTTCACACTGTTAAATTGTTTGATTCCTATCATGGATATAGTATCAATACATATACTCTGTATTATTATAGCACGTGTATTACTAGCACTGAGTTTCTATTATTATTTCACAATTCCTATTATCTTCTTTGTTCTAATGATTTCTATTATTCACCATgccattttaaaattattacacCATGTATTCCATGCTATCGAACTTATTAAATTACATGTCCTTTTGCAGAAGAATTTGACATTGGCATTGTGCCAGGCTCTGTTGCTGCTATCCAACCTCCACATAAACATTGTGCCTTATTTTGGTGATATGGGTGCTTTAGGTATAGACCTCTGTCGTCGCTCGCGCCTGCGCTGGCCTCACGGTGACGGCCTCCATGCCTCCGGCCTCGCTGACGGCCGCGACGTGCAGCCGCCGTGCTGGCCtcacgccgtcctcctcctccgccaccggccaCGGGAGCGCCTCCACCATGCCGCCGTCGGAGTCGCCCACTCGCCGTGGGCTTCGTCGCCGCCCGCACCCGATCTGGCCACGGGAGGGCCAGATCTGCCGCACACCACTCCGGCCGCCTGCTCCCGCGTCCGACGCGCGCCGCtcggcctcctccgcgcccCGTCGCGCCGCCACGAACGGCTGTGACCGCCGTCCGGCCGCGCCAACCTGTGCCCCGCCGTGCCAGCCACGGtccccgccagatccggcgtgAGAGCGACGGACCCCGACGCCCCTGATGATGTATTCAATCTATTGACGGTTCCATTCTCGACGAAACAAGTAACCAAATAGTACTCATATTACTCTTCTTCCAATTTGT encodes the following:
- the LOC136351052 gene encoding uncharacterized protein, translating into MDIVSIHILCIIIARVLLALSFYYYFTIPIIFFVLMISIIHHAILKLLHHVFHAIELIKLHVLLQKNLTLALCQALLLLSNLHINIVPYFGDMGALGIDLCRRSRLRWPHGDGLHASGLADGRDVQPPCWPHAVLLLRHRPRERLHHAAVGVAHSPWASSPPAPDLATGGPDLPHTTPAACSRVRRAPLGLLRAPSRRHERL